The Deinococcus aquaticus genomic interval GCGGCGCGTCGTCCCGAAATTGGCAATCAGGGCCAGCGTCACCGCCGCGAACTGCACCCAGTTCCACACCGCGCTGAAATCCGTCACGGCCACCGTGTACGCGAAGATCGCCAGACCCGCCGCCCACGTCACGCCGTACCACAGCGGCTCGTTGAAGCGGATCTCACCCCGCGCCCGCCGCGCCTCCAGGTGCCACAGGTACAGCCCGTGAATCCCGAACAGCAGGTACGTGACCTGCAGACCCGCCAGCATCCACTGCCCCCCCGACGCGAACAGCAGGAAGTACGGCAGCAGCGACAGGTTGCTCCAGTGCCAGTACGTGCTGCTCTTCGCCCACAGGAAATACAGGCTCACCAGCACGCAGAAGCCGCCCATCAGGTCAAGCAGCAGGGTGGGAATCTCCAGACCGAGAATGTTCATGCGATCTCTCCGCTCACGTGTCGATCCGCAGGGTCGCCACGCCCGCCCACGTACCCAGCGGCAGTCGCGCCACGTCGATCAGCAGCAGCGCCACGCGACCCGCCGTGACCGTCACCAGTCGCCGCTCCGGGTGGGCCAGGAACAGCGCCTGCGCCGCCCGGATGGTCTGCACTTCCTCCGGCGCGTAGAAGTCCGCCGCGTTCCCATCTGCTTCACGCCGCGCCAGCCGCTCCGCCACGCGGAAGTCCGATTCGGTCACCTCCACCTCGACCTCGCCGGTCGGGAGGGGCAGCAGGCCCAGCCAGTCCACGCGCCCCAGCTCGTCGGCCGTGAACGCGCGCGGCAGCACGAAGGGCACGTACGGCGTGTCCGTGTCGCTCGATTCGGTCAGGGAAGACATGGCCCCCGCCAGCGCCGCCGCGAACGCCACACCCTCCTGCACGGCCTCAGGACTCGCCGCTTCTCCCCGCTGCTCCGGCCAACCGAACACCCCGTCCGGCGACAGGCGACCCGCCACCACCACCGGCGACACCGACCCATCCGCCCGGTACGCCACCAACCGCTCCAACTGCACCTGCACGTTCAGATCACCGCTCATAAGTCTCCTTCCCATTCATTCCCGCCCAGTCGCGTCAGCACGGCCACCTGCCGTGCCAGCGCCGTGGGCGTCCACGTGGCTTCCGGCTCGCTCCGCTCGTCCCGCCGCACGTCCGCCCGGCTCAGGAATCCCTGCTGCGCCAGCCCCAGCAGTGCAGAGGCGAACTCCTGCCGGGACAGACCCGCCACCGTCGCTGTGCCACTCACTGGCAGGCTGTCGGCGAACGGGTCGATCGGATCAAGCAGGTCGAACAGACCCACGAACACACGCAACTCCCGGTCGGACAGACCCTCGATCACGCGCATCGTCTGGAATTTGTCCGGCGCGGGCGGCGGGAAGCTCAGCACGCACCCCGCCAGCGCCCGCGCGATGAACTGCAGCTTGTCCTCGGACTCCGCGACCTCCGCCGCCCGCACCGCCTGCACCACGTTTGCCTGGAAGGCATCGGATCGCAGGTACGCGTGATCCACTGACCCCGCGAAGGCCCGCAGCAGCGTGGCGAACTCGGTATGCACGTGGCGGGCCAGCCGCGCCGCCTGCCGCTGATTCGCATAGGCGAACCACTCCGGCAGGGACGAGGAGGGGAGGCCCAGCGGTTCCAGGGACTGAAGGGCGGGGAGTAGGGGGGTGAGAGCGTTCATGGTGTTCCATAGCCCATGAGCCACGTGTCCACTCGATCCTGGAATTCTGCCAGGGATTCACTAGGCTGTCCGCTGAGGACGGCTTGGTATGCCGTGACCAGACCTGACATCGTTGTCGGATCTCGATCAAAATCCCGTTTCACACTGTCGTGTAGCGAAAATTTACCAGATGCGGTTTCTTCGGTAATGACAGTCATCGCTTTCATGACCTGATGTATAGAGTAGTTTCCTACGACCATGCCCTCAAGCAAGTTGCCCAGAAGCGGCCCAAGACTTTCCCAGCTAAGAATATGATTTGCAAGCATATGAAGACCCAAAATGAGATCATCGTCTTGTCCGGAAGACGTTAACTGCCATGCTTGTGGGTAATCATTCGATTCATCTTCCAAGTTGAGTATTGATTTTCGAATTTCATCTGCTGATATCAGACCGCTTTCATGGAGGATGAGCCAGATGTTGGCCCAGGCACGTGTACGCCAGTGGATCTGTCCTCCCGGCTGGCTCATCCCCTCCCTCGCACTTCCTCCAGCGTGTCGCGCACCAGCAGTTCCCCGTCGCGGTACACGGTGCGCAGCAGGCTGCCGGGGAAGTCGGTGTCGAAGGTCTTGTAGGCCTTGGTGACCATGCGGCCGCCTTCCTGTACGAGGTCGAGGACGCCGTCCTTGCTGCGTTTGCCGGGGTCGGTGACGGGGTCTTTGTAGATGCCCCGGTACGCCCCGTCGATCAGGCCGGCGCTGGCCTTGTACGCGAAGCGCTGGGTGTCCCGGTCGACTTTCTGGAGGAGTGCGCCGCCCATGCCGAAGCTCACGTTCTCGGCGCTGTAGCCGTCCACATCGAGGTTGTCGAGGATCTGGCGGATGGTGTGTTCGTCGATGCCGTCGCCCTGGATAACCCGGACGTGGTTCAGGATCTTGTAGCCCTTGCTGTTGATGGTGGTGCCGTAGCGGGCGGCCAGCGCATTGACGGCGAGGCGCACCATGGCGGGCGGTTCGCCGCTGTCGGGCCGGACGACCAGGGTGCCACCGGATTCGATGACCTGCTGCCTCAGCGTGTCGCCCCACAGGTTGTTGATGGCGTTTTTGAGGTCGTAGGAGTCGCTGACGACGGCGTACACGCTGCCGGGGCGGCTGAAGCGGGTGATCATGTTGCGGTACGCGTCGACCTCGTGTTCCTTGCCCCAGCTGGTGATGGTGCTGTGTTCAGCGGCGGGGATGCTGAAGCCCGCGAGGTCGCTGTCGTAGTGGTTGCGCCCCACGCGCAGGGCTTCCAGGGTGTCGCTGCCCTGGAAGTTGATGAGGTGCGCGAGGCCGCCGATGCCGGCGCTTTCGCGGCTGCTGACGCCCCGGCTGCCGAAGTCGTGCAGTTTGAAGGGGAGTTCCTCGGCGGCATGGTCGCTGGTTTTTTCCAGCGCGGCGCGGATGATCTCGCGGATGAAGTAGCTCTGCGTGGCGACGGTGGTGGGGTACCAGACGCGCATCAGCATGGTCTCAAACCAGCCGGGCAGCCAGGGCAGTTCGGGGTCGGTGTTCGTGCAGGTCATCAGGACGTTGTGGATGGGCACCAGCGTGCCTTCGGGAACGGCGCGGATCTCCAGGGGCAGGCGGCCGCCGTGCACGTTCACGATGCGCATCCAGCCCTCAAAAGGGAAGGGCTCGCCGTGCGCTTCGATCAGCGTGCGGGCTTCCTCGACCATCTCGGCGGTGATCCGGCGGGTCAGGTAGCGGTCGAGGATGTACTGCAATCCGAAGAAGCGGGTCTGCGGGTACTTGCCGCCGCGTGATTCCAGGTAGGAGAACAGGCGGGTGGTGCCCTGTGGGTACTGGAGGAAGTGGCTGCTCTTGTAGCTGTCGGTGTCGAGGATCAGGTTGTCGTCGCTGAGGGGGGTGCGGGTGGTGGTCATGGGGTGCCTCCTATGGTGACGCCTTGTCTTGACTCATAATCCGAAAATCTATTGTGAAAACTATGAGTTAGGGGTCGTGTATTTCGGGTGTGCAGGCGGTGACAGGCCGCAGTTCACGCACCCACGCGCACTTCTGGGAGATGACGGGTCCTTCATAGCGCCTGACCGGGCATTCATTTACCCTTTCTTCATGTCTGCCGTGCGCCGCCTTCCCCTCCTCCTGCTGCTGTCCGGCCTGCTGCTCGGCTGCGGGAATTCCAGCGGGACCGGTTCCGCCCCAACCCCCACCCCCACACCCGGCACGCCCACCCCGGCGCCCACGCCTGCCCCCGCACCGGCCCCCACGCTGCCTACTGCCAAGTGGAGCGATCCTGCCACCTGGGGCGGCACGCTGCCCACCGCCGGGCAGAAGGTCACCCTGCCCGCCGGGAAACGCGTGCTGCTCGACACCACCCCGCCCGACCTGGCTGGCCTGACCATCCCTGCGGGCAGCGCCCTGGAATTCGAGGACAGCGCCGACCGCACCCTGCGCGCCGGGTGGATCATGGTGCACGGCGAACTGCGCGTGGGCAGCACAG includes:
- a CDS encoding nicotinamide mononucleotide transporter family protein, giving the protein MNILGLEIPTLLLDLMGGFCVLVSLYFLWAKSSTYWHWSNLSLLPYFLLFASGGQWMLAGLQVTYLLFGIHGLYLWHLEARRARGEIRFNEPLWYGVTWAAGLAIFAYTVAVTDFSAVWNWVQFAAVTLALIANFGTTRRWAWSWPVWIAVNAVQAVYFWHAEYWVLFALQFVLAAMSVVGWRAWRRDERREVAFA
- a CDS encoding nicotinate phosphoribosyltransferase, with the translated sequence MTTTRTPLSDDNLILDTDSYKSSHFLQYPQGTTRLFSYLESRGGKYPQTRFFGLQYILDRYLTRRITAEMVEEARTLIEAHGEPFPFEGWMRIVNVHGGRLPLEIRAVPEGTLVPIHNVLMTCTNTDPELPWLPGWFETMLMRVWYPTTVATQSYFIREIIRAALEKTSDHAAEELPFKLHDFGSRGVSSRESAGIGGLAHLINFQGSDTLEALRVGRNHYDSDLAGFSIPAAEHSTITSWGKEHEVDAYRNMITRFSRPGSVYAVVSDSYDLKNAINNLWGDTLRQQVIESGGTLVVRPDSGEPPAMVRLAVNALAARYGTTINSKGYKILNHVRVIQGDGIDEHTIRQILDNLDVDGYSAENVSFGMGGALLQKVDRDTQRFAYKASAGLIDGAYRGIYKDPVTDPGKRSKDGVLDLVQEGGRMVTKAYKTFDTDFPGSLLRTVYRDGELLVRDTLEEVRGRG